The following nucleotide sequence is from Borrelia sp. A-FGy1.
TCAAGTCGATAAAGATTATAAGGGAATCTCAAATCTTTATGTTAGACTTCCAAAGGGTAAGGGAGAAAAACTTCCTGCAAAAGTAATTTCTTATTCTCAGGAGATGGATCTTGCTTTAATTAAGGTTCCTTTTAAAGTAAAAAATCAGTTTGAATTAAATTATTCTTCAAATATTAATATAGGAGATAAAATCTATGCAATGGGCTCTCCTATGGGGTTTGAGAAAACTATTACTTCAGGAATAATATCTGGAAAGAATAGGGAATTATTGCCTGTTGGTGATTCTTATCAGATTGATGCTGCTATTAATCAGGGAAATTCTGGTGGGCCTGTTATAAATGAAGATGGAGAATTTATTGGGCTTACATTCGCTGGAATTTTACATTCTCAAGGCCTTAATTTCGTTATACCTTCAAAATGGGTTTTAAAAGTTTTACCCTTTATGTATGAAGGTGGAGATTTAAAAAATCGTTGGTTGGGATTTATATTCTCTGAAAGTTTAGGAAATATGGAAGTATCATATGTGGTGCCTAATTCTCCTGCAGATATTGGTGGCATGAGGAGCGGAGATTCTATTATTGGTGTTGATTCTTTAAAATTTGAAAACCTAAGAGAACTTCAATATTATATCTTGCAAAGAAAATCTATGGTAAAAATTTTGTATAAGAGAGATAATAAAAACTATGAAAGCTATCTTTACCCGCAGAATAGACCAGATAATGTCATTGATAGTATTTTAAAAGTAGATTCTTTAAAAAATTTAATGGGAGCTTTTTTGGGTTTAAGTTTAAATTTAGTTTCTGGGAGAGAATATAGGGTTACTAAAGTGTTTTCCAATAGAATCGGGAGCGAACTTAATTTTAAAGTGAATGATGAGATTTTTATTTATGATTTTAAATATCTTAAAAAAAAGAGAGTATTTGTCTTTTTGCTTTATACTAAAAAGCTATTTTCAGGGTATGTAGGAGCTCCTTTACAGCTTATTATTCCATTTGATTCTGTTGCATTTGTATAAAAATCTTTTAAAGTAGTTGGTATATCATATGAATTTTTATTTAAATTTTGCTAATGGAAATATAGAGTCCAAGCTGGATAATATGGTATCTATTAATCATTTTAATTTTAAAGATAACTTAAATTTAATTCTTATAATTGGACCTATGGGTAGTGGAAAGACAGAATATGCGGCCAAGATATATAAAGATTCTCTTATTATTAAGAATAAATCTTTAAAAATTTTAGATTCTATAACTAAAGGCAATAGGAATAGAGCTAATGTATTTTTTATTAGAAATATTCTTGATAAAAAAAGATTTAAAGATTATCCGGAAAATGTGATTCCTTATAGAAGAGGAGGTAGTGATAAAATTATCGGAGTTGGATTTGCGGGCAATTCTTTTGATGTTGAAAAAATAATAGAAGAAAATCCTTGTTATGGAACTTTTATTATTGATGAAACTTGTTTTTATGATGAACGCTTGGTTTTTATTTTAAATAAGCTTGCGTTAAATTCAAATATTTTATTTGTATTACCTACCTTACTCTATAATTTCAGAAAAGAAATTTTTAATAATACTGCTAAACTTTTAATAGAATATTCAGACAAAATTTGTCGTCTTGGTGCTTATTGTGAGCATTCTAATTGTATGGATGAATCTTTTTTAACTTATAGATATTATTTTTATAGAGGGCAAGAAATAGCTGCACCTTATTTTGATCCTTTGTTGATTGTTGGAGGAGATGAAGCTGTTGAATCTGCTATTTATCCAAATTATGCTACAAGGTGTGCTAGACATCATTATCTTGTAGGTAGAGAATATTTTTTCACCATTCTTAAACCTTTTGCGTTGCTATATTCTAAAGGAGATAAAAAATTATTTGAGATGGAGATAATGTGCTTAAATGGTGGTAAATACAACTCAAATTTTGAAAGTTCTCTTTTAATTGAGTCTAAGGGGAAGTATGAAGTTGATGAGGTTTTAAAAAAGTTATTGGACTTGCCTTTTTTGGCAGAAAGAGCTCTAATTACGCTTTCATCTGAATATAATATACTTAATGAAGCTGATTTTAAAGAGCTTGTTAATAAATTCTCTCTTAGTAAAGAGTATATCCAAAAGATATTTGTTTAAAAATTTAAAGACGGATATAAGGGGGGGGGGAGACTTTGAAACATATTAATAGTAATTTGGATTTTTGATGAAAAAATCCTTTGTTTTTTCAATGCGTATTAGTTCCTTTTCAATTATATTGTAGTAGTCAAGTTCTTTATTTTCAATTCTGTAATATTCGTCTTCCCAATTTGTTATTCCATCATTTTTTATTGTAGTAGATTTATATTTTTTTAATTTTTTATGGTGTGTTAAAGCTTTTGTATAATAACTTGAAGCTATTTTATAAAAATTTGTAGCTTTATTTAAGTTTTCAAGAATCCCATCTCTTTTTGAAGTTTTGTAAAAATATACATATCTTGTATCAAATAAATCTCCTAAATATAGATGTTGTTTAACAAGGAGTAAATTTACATGCATTTTAAATAGGAGTTTATATTTATCCCATTCTTCTTTTGTTTCTACTTTTGTTAAAGAATACTTTGGATTTCCAAATGGGAACTTTAATGCATTTTTTAAAAAAAATATATTCCTTGTAAAATTTTGAGGTTTTCTTTTCATTTGTGCATTGAAAATGACATACCATTGCTCAGCATAGAAAAATTTTGATGATGCATTTGCATTGATTGTCAAAAACATTAAAAGTATAAATAAACTTAAGGTAAGAAAACTTCTGTGGTTCATTAAAATTTATATCCTTTTTATTTTAATTATATTAAAATTTTATTAAATTAAAGATTTTTTTTGTACTTATTTCCAAATCCTCTTCATTTGAATTTTCAATGTAAACTATATCAAGTAAATGTTCAAAATTTTTTAGAACTTCTATGTATCTGGAATAGATCTTTTTAAGCTTTTTTGCTTCAAGTTCAAAAAGGTCAAATTGTTTTCTATTTTTTTGAATACGTTTATATGCAATATTAGGCTCTGTTTTTATAAAAAAAAGTTTTTCAGGAAGCGGGAAATCTTCATTAAGCTTAATTCCTAATTCTCCTTGATATGCTATAGAAGAGAATAAATATCTATCAGTTATTACTTTTATTTCGGATTTATTTAATATCTCTATTATCCCATTTTTTGGATGATAGAGATGCTCGTACCTATCTGCTGCGTATAGGTGTGCTAATGATGCTTTTTGTAGAGGATTTTTGAAATTAGTTAATTGTTTTTTTATAAATTTCCCAATTATTCCTTCTGAGGGTTCTTTTGTAAAATAATATTTTAACTTGTTGTCACAAAGTTTTTGTAATTTTTGAATTGTAGCTGTTTTTCCACTTCCATCTATACCTTCTATACAATAGAAATTTTTTAGAATTTTATTCACAAAAATTGTCTCCTTAAATATTTTAAAGCAAATATATGCTAGTGAATTATTATATAATATGCATATAAATATATGAATTTATTTTTTACTAGAAGTAAGGTTTCTTTAGTATTTTTTTTCTCAGTTATAACTTTTATATCAATTCTTATAATTTTTATTTTGTTTATACAAGTTCAGGTTTATTCTGTAAGATTTTTGGTGATACGTTATCTTGAATTGAAATCTGGATTTAAAATAAAGTATGAGCAAATTGCGCCTTATTTTTTCTCTTCAATAAAAATAGATAATTTAGAATTAAGTTTAAATGACCAAGACAAAATATTGATGAATACAGTTAAGATAAATTTGGATTTATTTAAACTGATATTAGGAGATAAAAATATTATTTTAAATGTTTTTGTGAAAGGCAGTAACCTAAATTTTGATTTCAATGATTTAAATCTTTTGAAGACTTCAAGTTCGAGTTCTAATAATTTTAAGTTAAATAGTTATGAAATTATCGGCAAAATTTCTAATTATCTAGATAAACTTCATATTAATATGGAAGACATTAATATTAATCTTAAATTAAGCTCAGATAAATTATTAAAATTTCAGGTTAGAAGTTTTGCATTAAAAACAATAGATGATGATTTTTTATATAGTTCTATTGTTGATTTTGATTCTTTTTCAAATTTAAAAGAAGGTATTATTAATGATAGTTATTTTAACTCGACATTTTATTTTGAAGGTAAATTTAAAAAGGATCTTGAAGATGGATATGTTAATATCAGTTTTTTGGAATTTAATACAAGTTATTTTTCTTTGCTTGATCAGGGTTTTCAAATAAATTATTCAAAGGGAAATCTTGAAGTATTTAATCTTAGAAGAGAAAATTTGGATTTTAATTTAAGTTATGATGCTAATAAAAAATTTTTAAGATTAGATGCTTTATTTTTTGATGTTAATCTTTTATCTTGGGTAAGATTTAATAAAAGTTTTGATGTTTATAGAGATTATTTTGATATAAATTTGAATGGGCAATTAGCACTTTCTTATAATTTAAAGGATGAAGATTTAAGATATGCATTTTTATTAAATTCATTTTTGCAAGATATTACAGTAAATAAAGAAATTCAGGGGATAAGAATACAACTTAAGGGTAATGATAGGTTCATAAATATACAAGATGCTTTTTTAAAACTTAAGCGAGGCTTTATTAACTATAAGGGATACTATTCTTTGGAAGATTTATTGCCAATAGGAAGACTTGATTTTAGGTCCGCAAGAATACTAAACTTTAGAGATATTAATGGTCATTTAGATTTTAGTGAAAAACAGAAAGATTTTTTTGTAAAGTCTGATAATTTTAGAATTGGTAATCTTAAAATTCAAAATTTAAATCTTAAAACACATTTCTCTCAAAATAAAACTTATGTTAATTATTTAATAAATTTTAAAAATAATAGTTCTCAAATTTTATTAAAAGGAAATTTTGATAAGGAAAATTTTAAATTTAATTTGGACATTAAGGAATTCCCTTTGTTTTTCGTAAATGATTTCCTCCCAGAATCTGTGATTACTAATTTTATTCCTGAGCATTTATTATCGGGTAAGTATTTGAATTTAGCTTCGGATTTTTATTTAAATACTCTTGATTATGCTAAGATTAGGTTGGATAGATTTAATTTTTCTATTGCTTCAAAATTAGATGATTTTAATTTAATGTTTAATGCTAGTGGAGAGAAAAATATTTATAAGGTCAGAAATTTTAAATATAAAAGTGGAGATTATAATATAAATTCTATTTTTTTAATATATTTGTTTGATGATAGATTGAAGATTTCTACAAATTTTAGTTATTTAAACAGAAATTATCCTTTCTATCTTGAGCTTAATTTTAAAGATAATCATGTCGATCTTGAATTTACTCCTAAGGCGAGAGCTAGTTTAAATTATTCTAATTCAATGATAATTTATACTTTAAATGTTGATAATTTTTGTTTTCATAATAAAGATTCTGATATTTTGTTAAATATTATTTCTTATGGAAATTATGAGAAAATTAATAATGATTTAAGTGTTACAATCAATAAATTTAGAGTAGATAGGATTTCAGATGCTCCAGCTTATAATCTTAATTTTAGTTTTGAGGGCTTATACAAAAATAAAGAAATTAATCTTTTAAATATTAAATTTGTAAATAAGTATTCAAGTTTACAAGGACAGGGACATTTTAATTTAAATGATAAGCTTATTGGTGAAATAAACTTATTTTCAAATTTGAGCTCGGAGCGCTATTTTCTAGGTGTTAATTCTAATGAAGATGGCAATTATGTTTTGGGTAGGTTTCAGGGATTAAATTTTGATAATTTAAGATTTTTTTCATTCTTAAGTGGTAAAGCTAATGGAAACTTTATCCTTAATTTTAAAGATAATGATTTATTTAATTATTCTCTTAATGCATATCTTGAAACAGATGGACTTTCTTTAATGGGTATCCCTACATATTTTTCTTTTAAATTAGGATTAGTTGATAATAGCCTTAATGTCTATGACATAAAGGTAAAACAGCATAAAAGAGAAATTGTTACAGGTAGTTTTAGATATGATATTAAAGATTTTATTGGAGTTTCTAATTTAAATATTGACAGTGATCTTTTCTCTTCAAGAGTAGAGGCAAGTTTTCAAAAATTTGAAAATAATGATGAAGATCTTGGAATTCTGAAAAGAGAAATTGATGGGGAAATTTCTTTTAGAGATGTAAAATACAAAGATAATAATATTTCTAATCTTACTATTGAATTTAAAAATAATCTTGAAAGATTTATTGCGGAATCAATTGAATATGATCTTTTTAATGTTTTATATGAATATGTTGATGGCAATTTTAACGTTAGACTTGGTGATTATTTGCCTCTTAGCTTTGAGGCAAGGGGTAAAATTTTGGAGAATAAAATTAATGGAAATATTAAAGATATTAAGTTTAATTCAGAGTTAATTACAAAAGATTTTTTAAACTCAGAGTCTCTTTTTAATATTGAAGAGCATTTTGTTATTTATGATATTAATTTAAGTGGTGAGTTGAGCATTGATGGCGACTTATACAATCCAAATCTTAATGGAGAGATTAATGTAGTAAATGGTTCAATTAGTACAGAATATCTGAGATTTTCTAGACGGCATGGAAAGAGTAGAATTTTAGAATTAGTGAATGTACCAATATTGGTTCAAGATAATAAGCTATTATTAAATAATAGCTTTAATTTAAGTTACTATTCTGATGTTAATATATCTGCTAGTTTTAATCTGAACTTTTTAAGCGATACTATTGTTGATTATTATAAGGTAGACATTGATGTTCCTAGTGGTTCTGGGGTCCCTATTAAGTTTGATAAAGTAGCTATAAATTTTATTGGTTATACATCAGGTAGCTTTTTTATTGAAGGTAATTCTGAAGAAATTGTGTTTAGAGGAAATCTAAATATTTCAAATTCTTGGGTTTACTTGCTTGAAAATTCGATTTTTGATTTTTTAATGGATCCTTTTAAAAGATCTAAAGGATCTAGAGTAGCTGACATTAATTCTAAAGATTTCGATATTGTTACAGATCTTAAAATAAATTTTGATAGTAATGTTACTTTTCATTGGCCAGATAATAAAATTTCATTTTTAAGTGTTACTGTTGCTAAAAATAATAATTTGATAATTAGGTCTGATACTAAAACAGATGATTTTATGCTTAAGGGAGATTTAAATATATCAAATGGTTCTGTTAATTATAATAATAAGAAATTTGTGTTCAAAGGTGGTTCGTATATCTCTTTTAATGAAAATAAGATTAAATTTGATCCATGGGTAAAAATTGAAGCAACAAATGCGATTAAAGATGGTAGTGAAAAATTACTTGTAACTATGAGTATGGATTGTCCTTTAAGTTTGTGGAAGCTTAAATTTGTATCTTATCCCTTTCGAACAGAGCAAGAAATAAAATATCTTTTGTCAAGTGAAATAATTGGAGGTGGACATGGATTACAATTTGCAGGTACCAATACAGCTGAAATTGCAATTGGATTAGCTAATGATATTCTTGTGGATTTGGTAGTACAACCTATTGAAGATTATGTGCGTTCTGTATTAAAATTAGACCTATTGAGTATAAAGACAGATATATTAAGGAATGCTATTGGTATTTTGGAGAATCCAACTTTTGCAAGTTTTCTTGACAATACAAGTGTTGTTGTAGGTAAATATTTTTCTAATGGTGTTTTTGGTAAGGCAGGTTTTGGATTTTTAAAAGAGCAAGTAACACCATTTTCACAGAATTTAAATTTTAGTGTCAATTTGGGTATTGAACTTGATTCTCCATTTTTCTTCGTGGATTATATTTTTGATTATGATTTCATGAAAAATGGTTTGCATGGCATAGGTAATGAGATATCTATTTCTTGGAAATTTAAGTATTGAGTACTAAGGGGAGTTTAGGTGGAGTCTTTTAAGATTTTTATTTTTATATTTTTTTTCTTATTCCCTATTAGTTTAGTTTATTCGCAGGCTAAATATGAAGGTAAAGTCATAAAAAGCATTGATTTTAATGGACTTAAAAATATAAAAGAAAGAGATCTTGTCTCTATTTTAAATCCTTATTTAGGTCAGATTTATTCTGATGAAGTTTTTGATAAGTTACAAGTTGATCTTTATGCTCTTGATTATTTTGATGGAATTATAAGACCTGATTTTAAGGTAAATGATGATAAACTTTTTATAACATTCTTTGTAAAAGAGAAATCCTTAGTAAGGACAATTTCTTTTGTTGATAATAGTAAAGTTTTTTGGAATAGTGAACTTCGTGATAAGTCGAACGTAAAGGTAAATGAGTCTTTAAATCTTGCAAATGTTAAAAGAAGTGTGGTTAAGTTTGAAGAGATGTATAGAGAAGCTGGGTATCTTGATGCTTCTGTTAAATATGAGACTAAGGAAGAAAATAATTTAGTAGATATTGTGTTTGAAATAAATGCAGGTTCTAAATATGTCGTTAAAGAAGTGGATTTTGAGGGAAACTTAAAATTTAAGAGTAGTACTCTTAGGAAATATTTAGCGTCGAGAACAGCTTCTTTATTTTCTGATGGGAAATATTTAAAGTCAAATGTCGACAAGGATAAGAATCAGCTTGAGTCTTTTTATAAGAATAATGGATATATTAATGCTAAAGTTATAGATAACACTGTAGATATACGGGAGCCTAATGATTCTAGAAAATTGGAAAAAGAAGTTTTTTTGAAATATTTTATTTCAGAAGGAAATGTTTTTAAGTTTGGCAAGCTTGAAATTTTTGGTAATTTGGTTTTTAGTTTAGATGAGTTAAAGTCTTTAATTACTCTAAGAGAAGGAGACATTTTTAATGAGTCAAAATTTGAGCAGGACTTTGCTAAAATTCGGGAAAAGTATTATTCAGATGGATATATATTTACAGAGATTTTACCTACTAGGACAATAAGAGGAGAGTTTGTAGATTATTTAATTAATATAGTAGAAAAAGATAAAGCTCATATTGAATCTATTAATGTTTCGGGGAATAAAAAAACAGCTTCTCATGTAATACTTAGAGAAGTGCCTCTCATAGAAGGAGATGTTTTTAGTTTAGAAAAATTTAGAATGGGAATGCTTAATTTACAAAGACTTGGTTATTTTGGAAATGTAGTTCCTGATATTGCACAGAGCAGTATTGATGGTTTAATGAAAATAAATTTTTCCGTTGAAGAGAGAGAGACTGCAAGCTTTAGGTTTGGTATGAACTTTGGTGGATTTAGTAATTCTTGGTTTCCATTTTCATTGTTTGGACAGTGGGAACAATCTAATTTTTTAGGTGAAGGATATTCTTTATCCGCAAGGCTTAATCTTGCCTTTTCAGAACAAAGTTTCAGGCTATCATTTGAAGATTATTGGTTTATGCAGACTAGATGGACTCTTGGAGGATTTCTTGATTTTTCACATTCTGTAAATACTGCTTATCAGGATATTAATGGTCCTATTTTTACTGGTAAAAAGGAAGTTCCGGATCCTTTCGAGAGTTGGGAAGAGTATCATAATGCAAAGAATTTTTCAGATTTTAATATCATGAATTATTCCTTAGTAAAATTAAGTTTAGCTTTAGTTACTGGATATACTTTTTCCAATTACCTTGGCAAACAAACATTTGCTGGTACTGTTCAATCTGCTTTAAAGTATGTATATTATGATAATAGTGTTAATAGGCCTTCAAGTTATTACTTAAGAGATAATTATAATACTATTAGATTTGAGAATTCTCTTGGACTTAGTATTGCATGGGATACAAGGAATTCTCAATCATTATCTAATGATGGATTTTTGCTTAAACAACAATTTGATTTTTTTGGTGGATTTTTATTTGGGCAGAGTCACTTTACAAAATCTACTACAACCTTTGAAAGGTATTTTTCTCTTTTAGGATATCAAGATATTTTTACCCCCTATTTTGACTTAATATTGACTTTAAGAAGTGTTTATACAAATATTTTACCACCTCTTGGAAATGGGTTTGAAATGGAAATACAGCCGCATCATTTTATAACTATTAGCGAAAATTTTATGACAGCGAGAGGATGGGGAACTTTGAAGAATATTTATAGTTCATTTATTAGTACTATTCAGCTGTCAATGCCTGTAATTAAGAATATTTTGGTTTGGGATGCTTTATTTTTGGATATAGCTGCATATTCTTTAGAAGAGAAAGAAAATGCCTTATTTATTCCTTTTAGTAGTTTTATGTTTAGTTGGGGTTTTGGAGTTAGAAGCTTATTGCCTCAGTTGCCTTTATCTTTAGTTGTAGCCTATCCATTTTATTTTGATAATAAAGGCATTAATAAACATTATAATTACTATTCAGGTTTTAAATTTTTCTTAGCAATTGATATGAGATATTGATATAATTGTTTTGTCTTTATAGGGAGAAAATTATGCTTTTACTATTTTTGTTAGTTTATTTATTTCCATTAAACATTTTTGCTCTAGATGTTACAAAGGTAGGTATTGTAGATTTTGAAAAAGTTGTAATTGAATTTTTGAATCCACAGTTAAAATCTAATCTTGAGCAGTTGAAGAAACATTATCAAGAAAAAATAGATGCCTTGAATTCTGAGATTAAAGATTTGAGAAAAATGTATGATGAAGCAGTTGATGTTCATGATTTAGATAATGCAAGGCTTTATGGTAACCAGTATAATCTAAAAATAGATGAGCTTAAAAAACTTACAACTTTAGCAAAAAGCAATCTTGATCAACAAAAACAGATTAATATAAATAGTATCAATAGCGATGGTGTTCTTTTGAGTAAAATACTTAATGGAATCCAATATATAGCAGAGACTAATGGTATTTCTTTGGTTATTAAAAAGGATAATCCTTATATCCTTTATTATAATAGTATTGTTGATATAACAGATGATATTATTAGATATTTAAATAAGAATTAAATAAGATATTTTGATTAAGATTTATTTTTAATTTAATTATGATTATGAATTTCTTGTTTTAATCGTTGAATCAAACTACAAAATTCTTTTTTGTTGTCTTTATTAATATTTGAAAGTAAGATATGTGATTTTAATATTGATTTAAATATTTTATTTTTTTGTTCATTATAGCAAAGATATTCTTTCATTTCATTTTTTTTATAAATTTCTTCTCTTTTTTCTATTTTTAATATCTTTTCAAGACCAAGAGATCTTAGGTTTTCGAGAGCTTCTTTGCTAGGGTTTATAATTTTAAAGATTTTTTTGTATTCATTGCTTTTTTTATTAACATATACTAGCGTGCCCATGAATGTTGAATCTAAATATTGTATTTCTGATAAGTCTAGGTATACCAAACAGATTTTAGTACCATTTTTAAATATATCTTTAATGAATGTTTTAAAACTGATAGCGTGTAGTGCTGTAAATCTATTAATTAACTTTATGAAAATATAAATATCCCTTGATAAATAAAAAATATTACTTTTAGGAATAATTTCTTTCATAATATATTCTTTTTCAATAACAAGTATATTGTAAAGTTTTAATAATATCAATTATAATTCAATATCATTTTATGGAAAAAAAAGTTACACCAATGATGAAGCAATATTTAAAAATTAAGAATAATTATAAAGATGCTATTGTATTCTTTAGAGTAGGAAGTTTTTATGAGATGTTCTTTAATGATGCGCTCGAGGGAAGTAAACTTTTAGGTTTAACTTTGACTAAACGGGAAGGTATTCCTATGTGTGGGGTGCCTTGTCATGCAAGTAAGGAATATGTAAAAAAATTAATTTCGTTAGATAAAAAAGTTGCAATCTGTGAGCAAGGATTACAAGCAGAGTCTAAAGGGCCTTTAGAGAGAGAGGTTGTTGAGGTCGTAAGCCCTGGTGTTGTTATTGATGAGGATTTTTTAGAAGATGATGCTAATAATTATTTGGTTGCGATTAGTGATTATAAGGGATATTATTCATTTTCATATATAGACTTATCAACATCCAGGCTTGGGATAATAATTTATGAGGGTAGTTTTTTAGAAAAGTTAAGACGGGATATTGAAAAGTACTCTCCAAGAGAAGTAATAGTATCGGAAGGTTTTTATTATAAATACTTGGAAAAGCTTGTTTTTGATAAGTTTTTAGTAAATAAAGTGCCTAATTGGCACTTGGATAAAGAAATTGCAATAAAAGCATTGAAAGAGCATTTTAATATAGTTAGCTTGAGTGCTCTTGGCTTTAAAGAAGAAGAACCTCATTATATTTCATCTTTTTTAATAATAGATTATATCAAAAATAATTTAAAGAACTTATTGAGTAATATTAATACGATTCATATTAATAATGATTCTGGATATATGTTTCTTGATGATGTTACTCAAATTAATCTTGAACTTGTTAAAAATAATAATGATTTAACTTCTCGTTATTCTCTTTATTCAGTTTTAAATGATTGCAAAACTC
It contains:
- a CDS encoding STAS domain-containing protein; the protein is MKEIIPKSNIFYLSRDIYIFIKLINRFTALHAISFKTFIKDIFKNGTKICLVYLDLSEIQYLDSTFMGTLVYVNKKSNEYKKIFKIINPSKEALENLRSLGLEKILKIEKREEIYKKNEMKEYLCYNEQKNKIFKSILKSHILLSNINKDNKKEFCSLIQRLKQEIHNHN
- a CDS encoding OmpH family outer membrane protein — translated: MLLLFLLVYLFPLNIFALDVTKVGIVDFEKVVIEFLNPQLKSNLEQLKKHYQEKIDALNSEIKDLRKMYDEAVDVHDLDNARLYGNQYNLKIDELKKLTTLAKSNLDQQKQININSINSDGVLLSKILNGIQYIAETNGISLVIKKDNPYILYYNSIVDITDDIIRYLNKN